The Lactuca sativa cultivar Salinas chromosome 2, Lsat_Salinas_v11, whole genome shotgun sequence genome includes a window with the following:
- the LOC111906239 gene encoding G-type lectin S-receptor-like serine/threonine-protein kinase SD1-1 isoform X6, which translates to MTLGECEIACRKNCTCTAYANLDIRKEGSGCLLWFGELMDLNVCEENQDLYIRMPASLLTGLTVSQPGFNRKIEILIIVMPTLVILMGLSVAVYAFSMKKKRSYIKGRGRRVHSTDRHNSDVEKEDLEMNFVSLSIITKATNNFSIDNKLGEGGFGPVYKGVLETGQEIAVKQLSRTSEQGYDEFYNEVVCVAKLQHRNLVKLVGYCMDGDERILIYEYMSNKSLDLLLFDETKSCMLDWPQRFCIINGIARGMLYLHQDSRLRIIHRDLKAANILLDHDMNPKISDFGLAREFEGNQITAKTKKVVGTYGYISPEYALHGRFSVKSDVFSFGVLVLEIVSGKKNREFSHEDLNDNLLGHAWRLYTEGKYLDLMSPSLHNSCIISEVKRSIHVGLLCVQNHAQDRPTMSSVVMMLGGEGSLPPPRQPAFFAEEGSRKHYTFSKVDEATITLLVPR; encoded by the exons ATGACACTTGGCGAGTGTGAGATAGCCTGCAGGAAAAATTGCACTTGTACAGCTTATGCGAATTTAGATATCAGAAAAGAGGGGAGTGGATGCTTACTATGGTTTGGTGAATTGATGGATCTCAATGTCTGTGAAGAGAACCAAGATCTTTACATAAGAATGCCTGCGTCCCTACTAACAG GTCTTACAGTCTCCCAACCTGGCTTCAATAGAAAGATTGAAATACTCATCATAGTCATGCCAACTTTGGTGATCTTAATGGGCCTGTCTGTAGCAGTGTATGCTTTCAGCATGAAAAagaaaaggtcttacatcaaaggTCGAG GTCGAAGGGTACACTCCACTGATAGACATAATTCAGATGTAGAGAAGGAAGATCTAGAGATGAATTTTGTTAGCTTATCTATAATAACCAAGGCTACCAATAACTTCTCAATAGACAATAAGCTTGGAGAAGGTGGCTTTGGTCCTGTTTACAAG GGAGTATTGGAAACAGGACAAGAAATAGCTGTGAAGCAACTTTCTAGAACTTCTGAACAGGGTTATGATGAGTTCTACAATGAAGTTGTTTGTGTTGCCAAACTTCAACATCGGAATCTTGTGAAGCTTGTTGGATACTGCATGGATGGAGATGAAAGGATCCtgatttatgaatacatgtctaACAAAAGCCTGGACTTACTTCTATTCG ATGAAACCAAAAGTTGCATGCTTGACTGGCCTCAACGTTTTTGCATCATCAATGGGATTGCTAGAGGAATGCTTTATCTCCACCAAGATTCTCGCCTTCGAATCATACACAGAGACCTGAAAGCAGCCAATATTCTGTTGGATCATGACATGAACCCTAAAATATCAGATTTTGGCCTTGCTAGAGAGTTTGAAGGAAACCAGATCACTGCAAAAACGAAGAAAGTGGTTGGAACATA TGGTTACATATCACCCGAGTATGCACTTCATGGACGCTTTTCTGTAAAATCAGATGTGTTCagttttggtgttttggtgctggAGATAGTGAGTGGGAAGAAAAACAGAGAATTCTCACATGAAGATCTCAATGATAACCTTCTTGGACAT GCATGGAGACTGTATACAGAAGGCAAGTACCTTGATCTCATGAGCCCATCTTTACACAACTCATGCATTATCTCAGAGGTGAAAAGATCAATACATGTTGGGCTTTTATGTGTACAAAATCATGCACAAGATAGACCAACTATGTCCTCTGTGGTTATGATGTTGGGTGGTGAGGGATCACTACCTCCACCTAGACAACCTGCTTTCTTTGCTGAAGAAGGTTCACGTAAGCACTACACTTTTTCCAAAGTTGATGAAGCAACTATAACATTGTTAGTTCCTCGGTAG